Within the Plesiomonas shigelloides genome, the region ACCGTGTTAAAACCGGTCATTGCCCGCGAGTTTCCACGCAGTAATAAGCTGCACGTTAAGTTTATCCCGGCAGAAGCGCAGCTCGCTTTAGCGTTATAAATTGACGTCATAAGTTGGCCTGAGCGCGCATCAACATAACTCACCGTCTACTCTGAGCTGCCGTAAACTCAAGTGCAGCCGATCAGCCAATAAAAAAACACGCCCTCCCTGACGCGACGGCGTGTTGTTCGTTACTTAGCTACTTAATTGATTAGCAGCTTAGTTGATGAGTTGCTCACCGGTGCTGTCTATCGTTTTCTTTACCGGTAGCGCGTGACGAATAACGCGTTACTCACTCATAAAGACACGACTGCGCGCTTCTGCAAGCGCGGCTTGAATTTGTGCCGCCGAAACGCCGCCTTTGGCCACGCGCTGATTCAAGCACGCATCCAGCGACAACGCCGGATAAACATCGGCGCCAATCAGTGGACAAAAACGCTGTAACTGCACCAACGCCATCTCTTCCAGCGGCACCCCAGCGGCAATGGCCGCCAGCACCACTTCGCCCACGATATGGTGCGCTTCACGAAACGCAATGCCCTTCGCCACCAGATAATCGGCCAGCTCGGTGGCATTGGCATAACCTTGCTGCGCCGCCTCGGCGGTGCGCACCGCGCGCACATGAATGTCTTCCAGCACCAATGCGGCCATATCCAAGCACGTCAGCCAAGTATCTAAAGCATCAAACAGGCCTTCTTTGTCCTCTTGCATGTCTTTGTTGTAGGCCAGCGGTAAGCCCTTGATGGTCATCAAGAAAGCATTGAGCGCGCCACATACCCGACCGGTTTTGCCGCGGATCAGCTCCAAGGCATCGGGGTTTTTCTTTTGTGGCATCAGCGAAGAGCCAGAGGTGACTTTATCGGCCAACTCCACAAAACCGGCTTCCCCACTATTAAAGAAAATCAGATCTTCGGCAAAGCGCGACAGATGCACCATGCTCAGAGCCGCAATCGAGAGCAGCTCCACCACATGATCGCGATCGGCCACGGTGTCCAAACTGTTACGGGTGGCACAGGCAAAACCCATCAACTGCGCTAACTGCTCACGGTCAATGGCATAAGCGGTACCGGCCAGCGCCCCACACCCCAGCGGACTGACATCCATCCGGCGCAGCGCATCGCCCAAACGGCTGTGGTCACGCTCCAACATTTCGACATACGCCAAACACCAATGGCCAAAGGTCACCGGCTGCGCGCGCTGTAAATGGGTATAGCCCGGCATCACGGTGTGGGCGTACTGCTCGGCTGTCACCACCAGCGCCTGTTGCAGATGGCGTACCGATTGCTGCAGCAAGGTCGTTTGTTTCTTACACCACAGTTTCAGATCGGTAGCGACCTGATCGTTACGACTGCGTCCGGTATGCAGTTTTTTGCCCAGATCGCCCACCGCAGCAATCAGCGCCCCTTCCACCCAACTGTGGATATCCTCGGCGCCAGACGCCAAGATTTGCTCAGGATCAGCTTGTACCCGCGCTTTGAGCGTGCGCAGTGCGCTGTCTAAATGCTGCTGCTCTGCTGGGGTCAGCACGCCAACCCACACCAGTGCCTGCGCCCACGCCAGCGAGCCGTCGATATCCTGCTCGGCTAAGCGATAATCAAAACGCAGGGAATCATTAAACTGTTTAAAGCGCTGATCGGCGCCCTGACTAAAACGTCCGCCCCATAATGCGCCGGTCTGCGTCATCGTCGGTTCCTTTTCCAATGGTCGGTTCTGCTGTGCGATGTTCTGCACTCGTTATTCTCATCGCTATTCTCAGCGTTCGCCCAACCTACGTCGGGCGAACGGTCCAGACTCACGCGCCGGACTTACTGGCCGCTCAGCGCCTTGATGCGCGCCGAGAGAGAGTACAGACGGATAAAGCCATCGGCATCACTGTGGTCATACACCTGATCGGCGCCAAAGGTGGCGTAGTCTTCGGAGTACAGGCTGTTCGGTGAGCGTTTTTGAATGGCGCTGCAGTTGCCTTTATACAGCTTCAGCACCACTTCACCGTTCACATCTTCGGCCAGCACTTTAGCTGCCGCCACCAGCGATTTACGCAGTGGCGTAAACCAACGGCCGTCATACACCACGTGTGACATCTCCAGCCCCAGCTGTTCACGCCACTTGAAGCTGTCTTTATTCAGTACCAGTTGCTCCACCGCGCGCAGTGCCGTCACCATGATGGTGCCGCCCGGGGTTTCATAGCAGCCACGGGACTTCATCCCCACCAGACGGTTTTCCACGATATCCACCCGGCCGATGCCGTGTGGAGCGCCTTTGTCATTCAGGTAAGTCAGGCACTGATACGGGCTCATGGCTTTGCCATCGACCGCCACCACTTCACCTTTTTCTACCTGCACGGTGACATATTCAGCTTTTTCTGGTGCTTGCTCAGGATCGGTCGTCCATACCCAGCAATCGGCATTCGATGGATTCCAAGTACTTTCCAGCACGCCACCTTCGGTTGAAATGTGCCACGCGTTAGCATCACGGCTGTAGATTTTGGTCAGTGATGCGGTGGTTGGAATATTGCGTTCGGCCAGATAGTCGAGCAGCGCTTCCCGTGAACGCAGATCCCACTCCCGCCATGGCGCCACCACTTTCAGCTGTGGCGCCAGGGCGGCAAAGGTGGTCTCAAAACGCACTTGGTCATTCCCTTTACCGGTACAGCCGTGTGACAGCGCATCAGCACCAATTTCCAGCGCCAACTCGACCTGCGCCTTGGCAATGATTGGGCGCGCCATCGAGGTGCCGAGTAAATAAGTGCCTTCATACAGCGCGCCGGTTTGCAGCGTTGGGTAGACATACTCTTTGATGAACTCTTCGCGCAAATCTTTGATGTAGCAGGCAGACGCGCCAGATTTCAGCGCTTTTTCTTCAATCCCGACCAGATCTTCACGCTCTTGGCCGACATCGGCCACGAACGCGATCACTTCGCAGTCATAGTGTTCTTTAAGCCATGGGATGATCGCCGAAGTGTCTAAACCACCGGAGTACGCCAGAACAATCTTGTTGATGCCGCTCTTTTTCATGCTGAATTTCCTTCCGTTGAATTGGCAAAAATCGTGAGTTTTCATCGCGTGGCCACGCCGTGCGCCGCCGGCCACCCGCTAAAGCAAATCTGGTGACGCAGGGAATGCGTCGTATGTGGTCTTATTCAGGGCTTGCGCCCTGTGATTAACCGGCTATGACTCGGCGCTGATCCGAGTACCAATCGCCTCACCATCAAACAGGGCAGGCAGCAGCTCAGGGTAGCGCCAGCTGGCGATATCGACCGGACGCCCCAGTGTTTGCGCCGCGTCCAACGCGGCACGCACTTTCACGATCATGCCGTCAGTGATGATGCCTTGGGTGATCAGATCCTGCGCCTTCTTGCTCGACAGATGCGCGATGCGCTGGCCCTTACCATCGAGAATGCCGCTCACATCCGACAGCATCACCAGATCGGCGTGCAGCGTTTCGGCAATCGCGGTGGCCGCTTGGTCAGCATTCACATTCATCAGCTGGCCGCTGGCATCAATACCAATTGAGCTGATGATCGGCAGATAACCGCCACCAAGCAGCAGGTGCAGCAGCGCCGGTGAGCCCGGTTTGGCATCGCCCACGCAGCCCAACTCTTCGGCCAACTGGGTCACTTGAGTGATCCCGCCATCGGCGAGGCTCAAGCCCACCGCCGGTAACTGCTTTTTCACCGCCCATGCCAGCAAGGTCTTGTTGGCGGTACCGGCTAACGCGCCGGTGATAATGCCAATTTGCTCCGGCGGGGTGACCCGCAGCCCTTGTTTTTTCTGCACGGGCAACGCCAGCTTTTTCATCAGGTCATCCACCAAATAACCGCCACCATGCACAATCACCAGCGGACGCGGATGAGTCTGGTGGTAGGTCACCAAGGCGGAAAACAGTTTTTGCAGGGCTTCTTCGCTATCGAGAAGTACGCCGCCTAATTTAATCACCAGCGGGGTTGTGACCGGTGCCGTCATGCTGTGCTCCTTGCTCTCTAAACTGGGTCAATAATTACCGGGAATGGGTCATCGTTAACCGCGACCGGTTACAACAAAGCCTGCGTCTGGCTAAAGCCATAACGTAGATTCAGACACTGCATAGCTTGCGCCGCGGCGCCTTTCAATAAATTGTCTTCGGCCGCCACCACAATCAGGTGCTCACCGTCACGGGCATAGCCGATATCGCAATACGGGGTACCGACCACTGCGCGCACTGACGGCCAGCCGCTGTCATACAGCCGCACTAACGGCTGCGCGGCATAGGCGCGATTAAAGGCATCGGCAATTTGCGCATCACTCACCTGCGGCAACAAACGCGCCGTAATAGTGGCGACAATCCCGCGTGGGAAATTGCCCAAATGCGGGGTAAAAATCACCGGAATGCCCAAATGCGCGGCGATCTCCGGTTGATGGCGGTGAGTAAACACGCCATAGGGCTGCAAACTGACCTCACACACATTGCTGCCCAGCGCCGCTTTGCGCCCCGCGCCACTGACCCCACTCACCGCATTAATCACCGGCCACATCTGTGGGTCTAACAGCCCCGCTTCCACCAACGGTTTTAATGCCAATTGCGACGCGGTGGGATAACAGCCCGGCACGGCAATTAACTGCGCGCCAACCAATTCACTGGCCTGCCACTCGGCCAAGCCATACACCGCCTGCTCCAGCCACTGCGAATGCTGATGCTCAAAGCCGTAATAACGGGGATAAAACCCGCTGGCACGCACCCGAAACGCCCCCGACAAATCCAGCACCACACAACCGGCGGCTAAAAATTGCGGCGCTAAGTCATGGCTCACCTCGTGGGCGGTGGCCAAGAACACCACATCGGCGCTGGCCGCCACTGCGGCGACATCACTCAGTGGTTGTAATGGCACATCCAGCACGCCTTTAAACTGCGGATGCAGCGACGACAACAGGCGACCGGCATCTCGGCTGCCCTCAGACACAAATAAACCACCTAAAGTGAGATTTGGATGGCGCAGCACCATGGCTGCCAGCTCTGCACCGGTGTACCCGCTGGCACCGATAATCAGGGTGTTAAGCATCACAACGTTTTCCTGTATCGAAAGAGAAAAAAACAGATTAGCTGGCTGCGGAAGGGATCAATTTCATCGTGCAGAAAATAAGCTGCCGAGGTAAGTTAACGGTATGCACCGTTAGATCCTGCCGCACGAACGGGCTGACTCATCGTCGGAGCGAAGGGAAGGAAATAGACAGTGGTGAGGAGAAAACAGTCCCTATCATAGTCGCGGTCATCCACAAAAAAAGCATTCGGGTTATGACGGTGCCGCACCGGTTTGCCTGTCCTTTTTAGGCTCACCTTGCTTGGCGCATTATCGATTCACATCGAATTTATATTCACATATAGTGCATTAATATATCGATACCATTCAATCAAAGGACTGTCAATCACTGTATGAAATTTCCCCATTTTCTTGAAACGTACCGGGCTCTGATCGCCACGCCGTCCATCAGTGCCAACGACAGTACGCAGGACCAAAGCAACCACCAGTTGATCAGTTTGCTGGCCGACTGGTTCAGTCATTTAGGCTTTACCGTTGAGGTGCAGCCAGTTCCGCATACGCGGCATAAATTCAACCTGCTGGCCACCCTCGGCAGTGGCCCGGGCGGGCTACTGCTGGCCGGTCATACCGATACCGTACCGTTTGATGAAGGGCGCTGGAGCAAAGATCCGTTCACCTTAACGGAGGAAAATGGTCGTCTGTATGGATTAGGTACCGCCGACATGAAAGGCTTTTTTGCCTTTATTCTGGAAGCGGTACGCGAGCTGGATCGCTCGGCGTTGCAGCGCCCACTGCGCGTATTGGCCACCGCCGATGAAGAAACCTCGATGGCCGGTGCCCAGCTGTTTGCTGCCACCACCCAGATCCGCCCGGATTATGCCGTGATTGGTGAGCCGACCTCACTGCGCCCAATTCGCGCCCATAAAGGTCATCTGTCGAACGCCATTCGTATCACTGGGCAATCGGGCCACTCTAGCGATCCGGATCGCGGCGTGAACGCCATTGAATTGATGCATGAAGTGATTGCCTGCCTGTTACCACTGCGCGATCGGCTGCGTGAGAGTTTTCAGCATCCGCTGTTTACCATTCCCTACCCGACCATGAACCTCGGCCATATTCATGGCGGCGATGCGGCCAACCGTATTTGTGGCTGCTGCGAACTGCATATGGATATTCGCCCCCTACCGGGGCTGAGTTTGAGCGAGCTGGATGCCTTGTTGCTAGAAGCGCTGCAACCAGTACAAGCACGCTGGCCGGGGCGTTTGTCGATCAGCGCCTTGCACGATCCGATCCCCGGCTACGAATGCCCACCGGACGCGGAGATTGTACGTAGCGTGGAGAGACTGCTCGGTGAGCCATGCGATAGCGTCAATTATTGCACCGAGGCACCGTTTATCCAGCAGGTTTGTCCAACGCTGGTGTTGGGCCCCGGCTCTATCGAACAAGCGCATCAGCCGGATGAATATCTGTCGACCGACTTTATTCTG harbors:
- the argC gene encoding N-acetyl-gamma-glutamyl-phosphate reductase → MLNTLIIGASGYTGAELAAMVLRHPNLTLGGLFVSEGSRDAGRLLSSLHPQFKGVLDVPLQPLSDVAAVAASADVVFLATAHEVSHDLAPQFLAAGCVVLDLSGAFRVRASGFYPRYYGFEHQHSQWLEQAVYGLAEWQASELVGAQLIAVPGCYPTASQLALKPLVEAGLLDPQMWPVINAVSGVSGAGRKAALGSNVCEVSLQPYGVFTHRHQPEIAAHLGIPVIFTPHLGNFPRGIVATITARLLPQVSDAQIADAFNRAYAAQPLVRLYDSGWPSVRAVVGTPYCDIGYARDGEHLIVVAAEDNLLKGAAAQAMQCLNLRYGFSQTQALL
- the argB gene encoding acetylglutamate kinase translates to MTAPVTTPLVIKLGGVLLDSEEALQKLFSALVTYHQTHPRPLVIVHGGGYLVDDLMKKLALPVQKKQGLRVTPPEQIGIITGALAGTANKTLLAWAVKKQLPAVGLSLADGGITQVTQLAEELGCVGDAKPGSPALLHLLLGGGYLPIISSIGIDASGQLMNVNADQAATAIAETLHADLVMLSDVSGILDGKGQRIAHLSSKKAQDLITQGIITDGMIVKVRAALDAAQTLGRPVDIASWRYPELLPALFDGEAIGTRISAES
- a CDS encoding argininosuccinate synthase, which produces MKKSGINKIVLAYSGGLDTSAIIPWLKEHYDCEVIAFVADVGQEREDLVGIEEKALKSGASACYIKDLREEFIKEYVYPTLQTGALYEGTYLLGTSMARPIIAKAQVELALEIGADALSHGCTGKGNDQVRFETTFAALAPQLKVVAPWREWDLRSREALLDYLAERNIPTTASLTKIYSRDANAWHISTEGGVLESTWNPSNADCWVWTTDPEQAPEKAEYVTVQVEKGEVVAVDGKAMSPYQCLTYLNDKGAPHGIGRVDIVENRLVGMKSRGCYETPGGTIMVTALRAVEQLVLNKDSFKWREQLGLEMSHVVYDGRWFTPLRKSLVAAAKVLAEDVNGEVVLKLYKGNCSAIQKRSPNSLYSEDYATFGADQVYDHSDADGFIRLYSLSARIKALSGQ
- the argE gene encoding acetylornithine deacetylase; translation: MKFPHFLETYRALIATPSISANDSTQDQSNHQLISLLADWFSHLGFTVEVQPVPHTRHKFNLLATLGSGPGGLLLAGHTDTVPFDEGRWSKDPFTLTEENGRLYGLGTADMKGFFAFILEAVRELDRSALQRPLRVLATADEETSMAGAQLFAATTQIRPDYAVIGEPTSLRPIRAHKGHLSNAIRITGQSGHSSDPDRGVNAIELMHEVIACLLPLRDRLRESFQHPLFTIPYPTMNLGHIHGGDAANRICGCCELHMDIRPLPGLSLSELDALLLEALQPVQARWPGRLSISALHDPIPGYECPPDAEIVRSVERLLGEPCDSVNYCTEAPFIQQVCPTLVLGPGSIEQAHQPDEYLSTDFILPTKTLLTRLITEFCISAGPKVEDGVI
- the argH gene encoding argininosuccinate lyase → MTQTGALWGGRFSQGADQRFKQFNDSLRFDYRLAEQDIDGSLAWAQALVWVGVLTPAEQQHLDSALRTLKARVQADPEQILASGAEDIHSWVEGALIAAVGDLGKKLHTGRSRNDQVATDLKLWCKKQTTLLQQSVRHLQQALVVTAEQYAHTVMPGYTHLQRAQPVTFGHWCLAYVEMLERDHSRLGDALRRMDVSPLGCGALAGTAYAIDREQLAQLMGFACATRNSLDTVADRDHVVELLSIAALSMVHLSRFAEDLIFFNSGEAGFVELADKVTSGSSLMPQKKNPDALELIRGKTGRVCGALNAFLMTIKGLPLAYNKDMQEDKEGLFDALDTWLTCLDMAALVLEDIHVRAVRTAEAAQQGYANATELADYLVAKGIAFREAHHIVGEVVLAAIAAGVPLEEMALVQLQRFCPLIGADVYPALSLDACLNQRVAKGGVSAAQIQAALAEARSRVFMSE